The following DNA comes from Nocardioides sp. JQ2195.
CTCTGGAGCTTCCGGCGCTCCCGGCCAGTGCCCCGGCGCCCGCTCCGTCGAACCATCCGGCGACAGCGGCCGCCACCCGTGTCGAGCACGGAGCAGCGACCCGGGTGCAGACTGCTCCCTCGACACACCCGGCCCGACCCTCCGGCCCCTCGCGGCTTCCCGCGTTCCTGCTGTTGCTGGTCGGGGTGCTCAGCCTGCTCGGCGCCGGCTACCTGTTGCTCGCCTGAGCCGGCACGACTGCTGCTCGTCCGAGCCACCCACGCCCGTGGGCCGCCGGCGCGAACGCCCCTCGGATGGTCCCCGACCGGCGGAGCGGGCGGGCCCGTGGCGCGGTCGGTTCAGGATGACCGGCGGCGCAGCAACAGGCCGCCCAGGCCCAGGCAGACCAGCCCGAACGCACCGAGACCCAGCCCTGACAGGTGCCGTGCGTCGATCCAGCCGGAACCGTCGGGCTCGGGCGGCGGGTTCCCCGAGGCCGCACCGGACCGCACTCCTTCGCCGACCAGGAACGGTTTCTCGTCGACATACGTCGGCTTGCCGGCGACGTCTCCCTGGACCTCGACCGTGAGGGTGAACGCGACGTCGACGGTGGCTCGGTCCGAATAGGGTGTCTCCGCACGGACGGAGACGTAGTAGTCGCCCGGCAGGTAGGCGTTCAGGCCGTCGTAGCGATTGAGGTAGCGCACCGGGCCGACCCCGGAGGTCAGCTCCAGGGCCTCGTCCCCCGTGCTCCCGGACGAGGTCGTGTCGTCGAACGACGAGTCCACGTCCCGACGCATCGGGCTGTAGAGCTCCACCTCCAGGTCAGGCGCGAAGGGACTCATCTCCTCGAGCTCGGACTCCCCGTACGCCGCGACGTCCACCTGCGCGGCCAGGGTCTGGCCCCACTCGAGGTGCACGCGATAGAGACGCTGCTCCCCTTCGTGGACCGTGCTGGTCCAGGTGCCGGACTCCAGCAGCGGCGCGTCGAAGGACGTGCTGCCCTCCACGTCGCCCCGGTCCTCCCCGGTTCCGGGAGCCCGGAACGGCGGCTCGGCCTCGGGCACCTCGGGAAGCTCTTGGTCGGGGTTGGTGAGTGGGCTCTCCTCCACGATCTTGATGGTCATCGGCAGGTCGGAGTCACTCGCGCGTGGTGACGTCGTGGGACCGACCTCGAAGCGGATGACCTCGTCGGTGAGGCAGGGCGAGTTGCGGTCGCCGAACGCCTCGGGTCCGACCTCCAGGTCGGCACCGACCGCCGACCAGGCGTCGTCGGAGTGGGCCGAGGCGGTGTCGCTGCCGCAGGAGGTCCCGTCCTGGGCGAACGCCTCGACCTTGAGCGTCTCACCGGGCTCCCCCGGGGTCGCGGTGACCGAGACGTGCACCGAGGTGTCACCGTCGGTACGCCGGTAGGCGAACTGCCGGGGCAGCGACTCGCCCCGGTCCATCGTGAAGCTCCACAGACCGGCCTCCACCATCACCGGGTTGCCACCGTCGGTGCTGGTCCCCGTCGGGGTGCCGCCCAGGTCGATCGGGTTGCCGCCGTCGTCGGAATCCGCGTGGGCACCGGGTGAGAGGGCCACCACGACGACCAACGCCAACGCGGCTGCTCGGCGTACGACGGGGCCCGGGATCGACGTCACGAGCGCACCCTACCCAGCACGGATCAGAAGTCACCCGACGCCTGGCGCACCGGGCGCAGCAGGTCCGAGAGGCGGGCCAGTGAGTCGTCGTCCATCGAGTCGAGGGCGAAGCCGTGGCTGGTCAGGTCGACGGTGGCCGCCTCCACCACGGCGCGCCCCGACTCGGTGATCTCGGCCAGGACGGTGCGCCCGTCGTCGGGGTGGCGCCGTCGGACGACGTGGCCGGAGTCGACCAGGCGACCGATGATGGAGGTGATCGAGGTCGGGTGCACCTGCAGCCGCTCCCCCATCTTGCCCAGTGGCAGCGAGCCCCGGGACGAGAAGACCAGCAGCACCAGCGCTTCGTAGCGGGCGAACGTCAGGCCGTGCGGCTTGAGCAGCGCGTCGAGGCGTCCGAGCACGAGCTGGTGCACCCGCATCAAGGAGGTCACCGCATGCATCGCGGTCGCGTTGTCCCAACGCTGTGCCCACTGGCGCGCGGCCTCGTCGATCGGGTCGAAGTCGAGGGTCATGGGTGTGTCGTGCCTCCTTGCCGCGACGCTCGCGACGGCCCGGACGTGAGAGACATACCCTAGTTGACCCGAGGTCCGCGCAGGCCCGAGCGCTGCACCACGCGCTGGATCGAGAGGTCGCGCTGGTCGGGCCTGCCGACGTAGCGGATGTCACGCAGGCCCTGCTCCTGCGCGGCCGACTCGAAGACGAAGTGCCCGAAGCCCAGCAGCCGACCGTGGAAGGGCTTGACGACGGTGATGTCGAGGATGCGGCTCAAGGGCATCGTCGCGAGGTGCTGGCTGAGCACGCCGTTGACCCGGAACACCCGCATGTTGGTGATCACGAACCGGTCCCGGAAGTTGGCCAGGACCTTCCACCCGGCGTGTCCGAGCAGGGCGAACGCCAGCAGGAACGGGAACCAGGCGAGGTCGAGGTCGACGAACGGGAAGACCACCAGCAGGGCGAGGGCCGCGGCGACCTCGAGGACCGGCAGCGCATAGACCAGCCAGTGGTGCATGACCTCGTCGACGATCACCTCGCCCTCGTCGCGGAGGAGGTGCTTGCGGATGTTCGGGTCCGTGAGGGCCCTGACCAAGCCCATGCCGCCCTAGAACAGCTCGTTGAGGAAGCGGATCGTCGCGTCGAAGAGCTGCGTGGTCAGCGACCAGCCTTCACCTGCTCCGGCGCTGGCCAGCTCGGCCAGTCCACTCGGGTCCTTGAACATGTAGAACCCGACGAAGAGGATGACGACGGCGAGCACGCCTTTCTTGGCGTTCATCTCAATCTCCATCCGTGGGGGGAAGTGTTCGGGGCATGGCTCTGCTGGCGCCTGAACGCATGCCCGACCATTGTGGCAATTCTCGCCGCGAGAGTCCCGGAGGCGCGCCCGGGCGCCGGCGATTCCGCGCATCGGGGCGATTCAGCCCAGATGTGTGCGCAGCAACGCCTCGGCGGCGGCCCACGGGTCGGTCTCCCCGCGCACCACCCGGTCAGCGAGGTCGTCGAGCTCGGTGTGCTGGCTGAGCCCGGTCCACCGCTTGCGCAGACCCGTCACCGCGATGGCCTCGATCTCGTCACGGGCACGGCGGGTACGCCGACGCAGCAGCTCGCCGTGCTCCTCCAGCCAGGCGTGGTGTGCTTCGATCTCCAAGGCGACCTCGGCCACTCCCTCGCCGTTCTGGGCGGTGGTCATCAGGATCGGCGGCTTCCAGGCGTCGTCGGCGCGTTGCGACAGGGCGAGGGCCCCTCGCAGGTCACGACGGACCGTGGTGGCACCCTCGCGATCGGCCTTGTTGATGACGTAGAGGTCGCCGATCTCGAGGATCCCGGCCTTGGCGGCCTGGATGCCGTCACCCATCCCGGGAGCGAGCAGGACGATGGTGGTGTCGGCCAGGCCGGCGATCTCGACCTCGCTCTGACCGACACCGACCGTCTCGATGATGACCACGTCGTAGCCGGCGGCATCCAGCACCCGGATGGCCTGCGGGGTGCTCCAGGCCAGCCCGCCGAGGTGACCGCGCGAGGCCATGGACCGGATGAACACGTCCTTGTCGAGGGCGTGGTCGCCCATCCGCACCCGGTCGCCGAGGAGCGCGCCACCCGAGAACGGCGACGACGGGTCGATGGCCAGGACGCCGACCCGATGCCCCTGCGCCCGCAGCTCGGTCACCAGCGCGTTCGTGGAGGTCGACTTGCCCACCCCGGGCGAGCCGGTGATGCCGACGATGCGCGCCCGGCCGGCGAACGGCGCCAGCTGGGCCATCACCTCGGGCAGCAGCGGCGACTCGTCCTCGACCAGCGAGATCAACCGGCCGACCGACCGGATGTCGCCGGCGCGCGCCCTGTCAACGAGGTCGGGAACGGCGACGGCCGACCGACCCCTGGGTCGGTCGGCCGTCGCTGCGTTCTGCTCGGTGGCCAAATCAGGCCTTCGCGGGGACCTTGACGATCAGGGCATCGCCCTGGCCGCCGCCGCCGCACAGGGCGGCCGCGCCGGTGCCACCGCCCCGACGCTGGAGCTCCAGCGCCAGGTGCAGCACGATGCGGGCACCCGACATGCCGACGGGGTGACCGATGGCGATGGCGCCACCGTTGACGTTGACCTTGTCCTGGTCGACGCCGAGCTGGCGGGCGGACTCGATGCCGACGGCGGCAAAGGCCTCGTTGAGCTCGAACAGGTCGATGTCGGAGACCGCGATGCCTTCCTTCTCGGCTGCCTTCGCGATGGCGTTGGCCGGCTGCAGCTGCAGCGTCGAGTCGGGGCCGGCGACCTGGCCGCTGGCACCGATCTCGGCGAGCCACTCGATGCCGAGCTCCTCGGCCTTGGCCTTGCTCATCACGACGACGGCGGCAGCACCGTCGGAGATCTGCGAGGACGAGCCGGCGGTGATCGTGCCGGACTTGTCGAAGGCGGGACGCAGGCCGCCCAGCGACTCGGCCGTGGTGTCGCCGCGGATGCCCTCGTCCTGGCTGACGATGACGTCGCCCTTGCGCGAGGAGATCGTGACCGGCACGACCTCGTCGTCGAAGACGCCGTTCTTCCAGGCAGTCGCGGCCAGCTGGTGGGAGCGCGCCGAGAACTCGTCCTGCTCCTCACGGCTGAGCTTGGTGCCGACCGCGTTGCACGACTCGGTCAGGTTGCCCATCGGCTGGTTCGTGAACTGGTCGTAGAGGGCGTCGTAGGCCATCGAGTCGACCAGCGACACGTCGCCGTACTTGAACCCCTCGCGGGACTTGGGCAGCACGTGGGGCGCGTTGGTCATCGACTCCATGCCGCCGGCGACCACGATGTCGTGCTCACCGGCACGGATCAGCTGGTCGGCCATCGCGATGGCGTTGATGCCGGAGAGGCACACCTTGTTGATGGTGATCGCAGGGACGTTCATCGGGATGCCGCCCTTGACTGCTGCCTGGCGTGCGGTGATCTGGCCGGCACCGGCCTGGATGACGTGGCCCATGATCACGTAGTCGACCTGGTCGCCGGCGACGCCGGACTTCTCCAGGGCGCCCTTGATGGCGACGCCACCGAGGTCGGCGGCGCTCAGGCTCTTGAGGCCACCGAGAAGGCGACCGACCGGGGTACGGGCCCCAGCGACGATGACGGATCCGCCGGACGTGGACGACATGGGGGTTCCTCCTGCAGTTTCACGAATGGAATGCTTTCGAGCCTAACCCCGCGGTCGTATCGAGCAACACGTGTCCCGGATGTGGACGTCATCACTCAGGTTCGGGCGGACGTTGGACGATGGGGCCATGACCGCACCTCTCGACATTCCTGAGCACCTGTTCACCGCCATCGACCACGTCGGCATCGCCGTCCCCGACCTCGATGTCGCCATGGCCTTCTACCGGGACGCGTTCGGCCTGACCGTCGTCCACGAGGAGATCAACGAGGAGCAGGGGGTCCGCGAGGCGATGGTCGCCGTCGGCGACTCGGACGCCCGCATCCAGCTGCTGGCTCCGCTCAACGCGGAGTCCACGATCGCGAAGTTCATCGAGCGCTCGGGCCCGGGCATCCAGCAGTTGGCCTACCGGGTCACCGATGTCGAGCAGGTCAGTGCCGTGCTCAAGGAGCGGGGCCTGCGCCTTCTCTACCCCGAGCCCAAGCGCGGCACGTCGAACTCGCGCGTCAACTTCATTCACCCCAAGGATGCCGGCGGGGTTCTCGTCGAGCTGGTCGAGCCGGCCGCGGACGGACACGCCTGAGACCTCCGTCTCATCCCCCACCACGGCCGGCTACCGGCCGGTACGTTGTGCCCAATCACCACGCAACTGAACTGATCAGGGAGTTCCTCCGTGCAGCAGATTCTTGACGCAATCCTCGCCGGCGACACCGCCTCCGAGGACTTCGCCAACCTCGACCTTCCCGAGTCCTACAAGGCCGTGACCGTCCACAAGGACGAGGTCGGCATGTTCGAGGGCCTCACCACCAAGGAGAAGGACCCTCGCAAGTCCCTCCACGTGGAGGACGTCGCCCTTCCCGAGCTCGGCCCCGGCGAGGCGTACGTCGCGGTGATGGCGTCGGCGATCAACTACAACACCGTGTGGACCTCGATCTTCGAGCCGGTCTCGACCTTCGGCTTCCTCGAGCGCTACGGCCGCCTCTCGCCGCTGACCAAGCGCCACGACCTGCCCTACCACGTGGTCGGCTCCGACCTGTCCGGCGTCGTGCTGAAGACCGGCCCCGGCGTGACCAAGTGGAACCCCGGTGACCGGGTGGTCGCGCACTGTCTCTCGGTGGAGATGGAGAGCGCCGACGGCTACAACGACGCGATGCTCGACCCCGAGCAGCGCATCTGGGGCTTCGAGACCAACTTCGGCGGCCTGGCCGAGATCGCGCTGGTCAAGTCCAACCAGCTGATGCCCAAGGCCGAGCACCTCACCTGGGAGGAAGCCGCCTCCCCCGGCCTGGTGAACTCCACGGCCTACCGTCAGCTCGTGTCCCGCAACGGTGGTGGGATGAAGCAGGGTGACAACGTGCTGATCTGGGGTGCCTCCGGCGGTCTCGGTGGTTTCGCCACGCAGTACGCGCTCAACGGTGGCGCGAACCCGATCTGTGTCGTCTCCAACGAGGAGAAGGCCGAGATCTGCCGGAAGATGGGCGCCGAGCTCATCATCAACCGCTCCGAGGAGCAGTGGCAGTTCTGGAACGACGAGGGCACCGAGCAGAACCCCAAGGAGTGGCTGCGCCTGGGCAAGAAGATCCGTGAGCTCACCGGTGGCGAGGACATCGACATCGTCTTCGAGCACCCCGGCCGCGAGACCTTCGGCGCCTCCGTGTTCGTGACCCGCAAGGGCGGGACCATCACCACCTGCGCGTCGACGACGGGGTACATGCACGAGTACGACAACCGCTACCTGTGGATGAACCTGAAGCGCATCGTCTCCTCGCACTTCGCCAACTACCGCGAGTCGTGGGAGGCCAACCGCCTCATCGCGCAGGGCAAGATCCACCCGACGCTGTCGCGCACCTACGCGCTCGACGAGGTCGGCCAGGCCACCCTCGACATGCACCAGAACAAGCACCAGGGCAAGGTCGGCGTGCTCGCCCTCGCCCCGGAGGCCGGGCTCGGGGTGCTCAACAACGAGCTGCGTGAGAAGCACATCGACCAGATCAACGCCTTCCGCGGCGTCTGACCTGACCCAAATCACACCCCGGTTCGCACAAGTTGTGCGAGCCGGGGTGTGTTTGTTTCGTCCATCCGCAACACTGGGTGATGCAACCGGGACGCACGTTCGAGAATTGACGAGGGAACACACAGATGAGTGACGACGGCCTGTCCATCTTCGATGAGGAACCGACCACTGGAGGAGGCACCAAGGGAGCTGACGACGCCACCCAGGTGATGCCCGCGGTCAAGGACGAACCCAAGCCGACCCGGGAACCCAGCTCCTCGGCCACGAAGCAGTCGCCGGCCGCGAGGCCGACCCGTCCCGCCGCCCAGTCCGCGGCCCAGCCCACGACTCGCCCCTCGACGCAGTCGCAGGGCCAGTCGACGGCCCGGCCCGCAGCCCCGGCCGCACCGTCCACCAACCACTCGGCCGCTGCCCCCGCGCCACGGGTCGCTGCCGCCTCCGCTCCGCGACCCGGCCAGCAGACCCAGCTGCCCACCCTGCCCGTCGTGCGACGCAACGGCTACGACAAGGACGCCGTCGACCGGTTGCTCTCGCAGCTGACCAACGAGAAGGCCGGGCTGGGCAACAGCCTGAGCGCCTCCGAGAAGCGCGTCATCGAGCTCGAGTCCGAGGCCGCCGACCTGCGCAAGCAGGTCGCCGAGGTGGAGACCCCGTCCTACGCCGGCCTCGGTGGCCGTGCCAACGAGCTGCTCCGCCTCGCCGAGGAGGAGGCCGAGGACATCCGGCTGCAGGCGGTCAGGGAGGCAACCGAGATCCGGGCCCAGGCGAGCAAGGACGCCAAGGCGATCCGCGCCGATGCCACCCGCGAGGCCGAGGACATGCGGGTGGTCCAGCTCAACGAGCTGGAGGAGCAGCGTGCCCGGCTGATCGCCGATGCCGAGCAGGAGCGCGCCCTGGCCCGCAACGAGGCCAACGACCTGCGCGCAGCAGCCAAGCGTGAGGCCGACCAGCTGCGCCTGGCTGCCGAGCAGGAGAGCAACGACGCGAAGGTCAGCGCTGCCCGTGAGGCCGAGAAGTCCCGGGCCGCCGCCGACCGCGAGGTCCAGGAGGCTCGCCGCACGCTCGCTGTCGAGAAGGAGCGCCTGGCCAAGGAAGCGGCTGACCACCACTCCAACGCCACCGCCGAGACCCGTCGCCTGGTCGAGGAGGCCGAGCAGCGCGCCGCCGCTGCCGAGGAACGTGCCACGGAGGCGATGGGCCAGGCCACCACCCACCGGCAGCAGGCCCAGTCCGAGTCCGACGCCCTGCTCACCCGTGCCCGCCGCGAGGCCGAGCAGATCGTCGCCTCGGCCCGCAGCCAGGCCGAGAGCCTCACGGCCTCGGGCCAGGCCGATGCTGACCGTGAGCTGGCCGCCGTCCGTGCCGAGGTCGACCGGATGACCAAGCGGCGTGACGCGATCACCGCACAGCTGGGTGCCCTGCGTGACGTGGTCGCCGGCTTCGGCGACGACTGAGCGAGCAGATGAGTGAGCGCGGTGGGCAGTCACCCGAGCCGAGCGTGGCGCCGTCGGCGGACGGCGCACTCGACGAGGCCGCCGACGATGCGGAACGCTCTGCCGGTGGGGCCGGCGATGGCACCGAGCACCCGGAGGAGGGCGTGGACTCGGCGCCCGACCACCACGACGACGGCCTCGGGCAGCCCGGGCCACCCATCAACCACTCGCCCTACTACATCGGCTTCTTCGGCGGCCTGGGTGCACTGACCGCATTCTGGTTGGGCCAGCAGGTCCTCTCGATCAGCGGCGTCCTGGTCCTGATCGTGGTCTCGATGTTCCTGGCCGCCGGGCTCAACCCGCTCGTCGAGTGGCTGATCCGACGTGGCCTCCCGCGCTCCGTCTCGGTGATCGCGGTCATCGTCCTCGTCCTCGGTGCCCTCGCCCTGTTCCTGTCGGCCATCGTGCCGGTGATCACCGAGCAGGTGGCAGCACTCACCAAGAACGCCCCCGGCTGGCTCGACATGCTGCTCGAGAACAAGCGGGTCCAGGAGTGGAACGCCGACTACGACCTGATCGGCAAGGCCAAGGAGTACATCGAGGACGGCGACCTTGCCCAGAAGGCGTTCGGCGGCGTGCTCGGCTTCGGGGTGGCCGTGCTCTCGGCACTGGCCAACACCTTCATCGTCGTGGTACTGACGCTCTACTTCCTGGCCTCGCTGCCCGCCACCAAGAAGGCGATCTACCAGCTCGCGCCGGCCTCCCGCCGCCCCCGCGTCACGGCGCTGGGTGACGAGGTGCTGCGTGGCATCGGCGGCTACGTCTCGGGCGCCTTCGTCGTGGCTGTCTGTGCCGGGCTCACCTCGCTGGTGTTCCTCTTCGTCGTCGGCCTCGGGGAGTACGCCGTCGCCCTGGCGTTCGTGGTGGCCCTGCTCGACGTCATCCCGATGATCGGCGCCACCATCGGCGCCGTGATCGTGACCCTGATCGGCTTTGCCACCGACCCCAAGATCGGGGTGGCCTGCCTGATCTTCTACGTGGTCTACCAGCAGGTCGAGAACTACGCGATCTACCCCAAGGTGATGTCACGCTCGGTGGACATCCCGGGTGCAGTGATCGTCATCGCGGCGCTCGTCGGCGGTGGCCTCATGGGCGTCCTCGGCGCCCTCATGGCCGTCCCGACCGCCGCCGCCATCCTGCTGCTGACCCGCGAGGTCTTCATCCGGCGCCAGGACCACCGCTGACCCCTGCCCCTTCCGGGTGCCGGGGCGAGCTTCGCGTCGCGCTCCGACCTCAGGCGGCGTGCACGGCGTCGCCGGCGTTCGGGAAGTCGGGCGCGCGGGGCTCCCCCAGCTTGACGATGACCACGCCCGCCAGCAGGAAGACCCCGCCGACCAGCTGGATCCAGCGAGGCAGCTCGTCCAGCAGCAGCCACGCGAAACCGAGTGCCGCGACCACCTCGGTCAGCGCGACGAACGACGCCAGCCGTGACCCCAGGCGGCGCCCGGCCGCGATGCCGGTGGTGTAGGCCAGCGCCGCGGTCACCAGGCCCAGCAGCACGAGCGGGACCCACCACGTGACGCGCGCCCCGGCGTACGCCGCGTCGGTGGTCGACGCCGCCATCGGGACCAGTCGGAGCAGGCCGGCCACACCGAGGACGACGGTGCCGACCGTGAGGCCCCCGGCGGCCAGCACGAGCGGCGGCAGGCCGTTGTCCTCGTCCGCGGAGAGCACGAAGTAGGTCGCGGCCCCGACCATCGCGCCCAGCGCCCACAGCACGCCGACCACGCTGAGGGAGGCGCCGGAGACGATGTCGAGCACCAGGAGCAGGCCCACTGCGGCGACCAGCGCTCCGAGCAGCGTGAGCCGCCCCGGGGTGTGGCCGTGCCTCAACCACATCCAGACCACGACCGCCACCGGTGCGGTGTACTCGATCAGCAGCGCCACACCGACCTGCATGTGGGCCACCGCGTAGAAGTAGCAGAGCTGGCACCCGGCGACCGCCACCACACCGTACGCCGTGATCAGGAACGTGTTGCGGCGCACGAGGGCCCAGCGACCGCGCAGCACGACCAGGGCCGGGACGAGCAGGACCAGTGCAGCGAGGCCGATGCGCACGGTCACCGCGGCCCCGGCCGACCAGCCGGAGTCGAGCAGACCCCGCGCGAGCGAGCCGGAGAGGCCGAAGGAGGCGGCGGAGGCGAGGGCGAAGATCAGGCCCGAGCCGGTCCGCGACGACGACACCACCGCCGCGTCATGTGTCACTGTCGTCATGACAGATGACACTACGAGTCCGCCATGTAAGGTGTCAACATGTCATTCACTCATGACACCGAGCTGTCGCTCCAGGCTGCGGTCGCCCTCGTGAACAGCGCTGTCGACGCCGACACCATGACGACGATCGATGAAGCAGACGCGTTCTGGAGCACGTGGGACTACACGGGTCGCCGCGACCGCACCGGCGCCGAGCTGCAGGCCGTCCGCGAGCTCCGGCCCGTCCTGCGCACCCTGCTCACCAGCGAGCGCGATCGGACGGTCGAGCTGGTCAACGCGCACCTCGCCGACGCGCGGGCCCTCCCCCAGCTCGTCCGGCACGACGAGTGGGACTGGCACCTGCACGCCACCTCGCCCGAGCAGCCGTGGGCCACCAGGATCCTGGTGGAGACGGCGATGGCGATGATCGACGTGATCCGCGGCGACGAGCTGTCCCGCATGGGGATCTGTGCCGACACCGACTGCGAGGGTCTCGTGCTCGACCTCTCTCGCAACCGGTCCCGCCGGTTCTGCTCCACCGCCTGCACCAATCGCGCCGCCGTGGCCGCCTATCGTGCCCGCCGGGCCGACACTCCCTGACTCACCCGGCCTGATCCCGACGCGCGCGCCGATGGTCCCTCACGTGGCGCAGCTGACGCCGTCCGGCTCGGATGGGAGGCATTGGGGCCCTCGGGTCAGGGCGCAGCGAGGAACCGCTCCAGCACCTGCTGGAAGACCTCGGGCTGTTGCGAGTGCACCCAGTGGCCCGCCTTCTTGATGGTGATCCGCGACGTCCGCGGGAACCAGCGCACCATCGCCTCCGCGTGGTCGTCGGTGATGTAGGCCGACTCGGTGCCCGCGATCCACAGCACCTTGCCGTCGTACGCCGGCACGCCCTCGAGCTGGTCCTCGGGCCAACGCCCCAGGACGGCGTTCTCGTGGCCGAGGAGCTCGAGGTTGGGTTGCCAGCGCCAGCCCGCGTCGTCGTGGCGCAGGTTCTGCAGCAGGAAGCTGCGCACCGTGCGGTTCGGCACCGCCTCGAACAATGCTGCGTCCGCGTCCGAGCGGCGCTGCAGCGCGTCGAGGTCCATCGCCTGCATCGCCTTGATGTAGCCGGCGAACTCACTGGTGCTCGGGTAGGTCACGGGCGCGATGTCGACCACGACGAGTCGCTCGACCAGGTCGGGGTGGCGCAGGGCGAGGACCATCGCGATCTTGCCGCCCATCGAGTGTCCGACCAGGCGGACCGGGTCGTCGGCGGAGAAGAGCTCGGCCAGCTGGTCGGCGAACGCGATGTAGTCGAGGTGCTCGGTCCAGCCCGAGCGGCCGTGGTTGGGCATGTCGACCAGCGTCACCCGATGGTTGCCGGCCAGCTGCTTGGCGGCATGCGTCCAGTTCTTGCCCTGGCCGAAGAGGCCGTGGAAGAACACCACGCGTGGGCCGGCGTCACCCAGCTCGGTCAGGTGGAGGTCGCTGGAGGTCACGTCCGACATTGTGCCTGTTGCTCCCGGCGCGCCGGGCGTGGGTAGGGTGAGCGACGCCTCGGCGTGGCCCCTGCTCAGGCCCTCGCCCAGGGCCGACACCGATCAACTCCCGGGAGCCTGCATGCGCCGATCGATCCGCACCCTCGTCGCCGGCAGCGCCTGCGCGGTCCTCATCACCGCCTGCGGCACGGACGAGGCGGACGACGGCGGCACGGCCGATGCCTGGCGGCCGGATCCGGCCGTGCCCACCGAGGTCGGCCCGGACGGGTTCACCCCGCCGGACGCGGTGCTCTCCCCCGGCGACACCGCCTCAGTGCCGTGGCTCAAGGAGGGGAGCTTCGACGCCCCGGACGTGACCGGAGCCCTCGAGGTGACCGTCACTGACGACCCCATCGCGGGCTCGATGGACGACCTGCCCACGGACAGCCCCTTCGCAGATGAGCGGGAGGGGACGCCCTACTACGTCACGTTCACGGTCAAGAACGTCGGGAAGACCTCCCTCGAGGGCCTCCTCGTCCGCCTGACCGGCGTCGACGTCGAGGGCGCCGATCTGGACTCCTCGGCCTTGTCCGAGCTGGCCGAGTGCCCCGGCGGGATTCCGCTGAGCTTTGCTCCCGGGGAGTCGGCGACGGCCTGCTCGGTGGTCTTCGTCGAGGACGCCGCGCTTGCCGCCGTGGGCTATGAGGGGGCCGCCGACTACGAGGACGACCCGGCGCTGTGGGACCTCACCTGACCTGCATCCGCCCCTCGTCCGACTCCCGCCGGTCATTCACTGGCGGCGGCCCCCCCGGGTCCGGCACAGTGGACGGATGACCGAGTCCGCAGCCGACTGGCACGCCCGAGTCCATGCCCGCCTGGCCAGTGACGGCCCCCGCGAGGCCCCCTGGACCTCCTGGCCGACGTGGCCCTTCGAGGAGGACACCCTCACACCCCGTCCACTCGAGCCACTCGGTGACGAGCAGCCCCGACGTGGAGCAGGCGGGATCGACTGCGAGCAGTGCTCGCGCAGCGACGACCCGTCCTACATCTTCTGGCGCGACGACCTGATGATGCTGGGCGCGCCGTTCGAGCCGACATCACTCCCGTTCGTCGCGTTCCCGATGCCCCGTCGCCACGGCGACCTGAGCGACCTGACACCCGACGAGGCGGCCCGGATGGGGCAGCTGACGGTGGCCGTCGAGCGGGCCGCGTGCGAGGTGCTCGACATACCACGGCTCCAGGTCTTCCGGTGGGGCGACGGCACGGAACACCTGCACTGGTGGCTGATGGCCCGACCGACCGGCACCAACCAGCTCCGCGGCACCTTCCTGCCCCTGTGGGACGACCTGCTGCCCATGCGTGAGCAGTCCGCTCTGCGCGCGGACCTCGACGCGGTCGCCGTACGCCTGGTCGACCTGGCGGGTGGCGAGACTCCCTGAGCCACGATCGATCGTGCGTCGCCTGCGATGGCAGACAGTTCCTGACCGCAATCTGCG
Coding sequences within:
- a CDS encoding AI-2E family transporter, with the protein product MSERGGQSPEPSVAPSADGALDEAADDAERSAGGAGDGTEHPEEGVDSAPDHHDDGLGQPGPPINHSPYYIGFFGGLGALTAFWLGQQVLSISGVLVLIVVSMFLAAGLNPLVEWLIRRGLPRSVSVIAVIVLVLGALALFLSAIVPVITEQVAALTKNAPGWLDMLLENKRVQEWNADYDLIGKAKEYIEDGDLAQKAFGGVLGFGVAVLSALANTFIVVVLTLYFLASLPATKKAIYQLAPASRRPRVTALGDEVLRGIGGYVSGAFVVAVCAGLTSLVFLFVVGLGEYAVALAFVVALLDVIPMIGATIGAVIVTLIGFATDPKIGVACLIFYVVYQQVENYAIYPKVMSRSVDIPGAVIVIAALVGGGLMGVLGALMAVPTAAAILLLTREVFIRRQDHR
- a CDS encoding DMT family transporter; this encodes MTTVTHDAAVVSSSRTGSGLIFALASAASFGLSGSLARGLLDSGWSAGAAVTVRIGLAALVLLVPALVVLRGRWALVRRNTFLITAYGVVAVAGCQLCYFYAVAHMQVGVALLIEYTAPVAVVVWMWLRHGHTPGRLTLLGALVAAVGLLLVLDIVSGASLSVVGVLWALGAMVGAATYFVLSADEDNGLPPLVLAAGGLTVGTVVLGVAGLLRLVPMAASTTDAAYAGARVTWWVPLVLLGLVTAALAYTTGIAAGRRLGSRLASFVALTEVVAALGFAWLLLDELPRWIQLVGGVFLLAGVVIVKLGEPRAPDFPNAGDAVHAA
- a CDS encoding CGNR zinc finger domain-containing protein; this translates as MSFTHDTELSLQAAVALVNSAVDADTMTTIDEADAFWSTWDYTGRRDRTGAELQAVRELRPVLRTLLTSERDRTVELVNAHLADARALPQLVRHDEWDWHLHATSPEQPWATRILVETAMAMIDVIRGDELSRMGICADTDCEGLVLDLSRNRSRRFCSTACTNRAAVAAYRARRADTP
- a CDS encoding alpha/beta fold hydrolase, with amino-acid sequence MSDVTSSDLHLTELGDAGPRVVFFHGLFGQGKNWTHAAKQLAGNHRVTLVDMPNHGRSGWTEHLDYIAFADQLAELFSADDPVRLVGHSMGGKIAMVLALRHPDLVERLVVVDIAPVTYPSTSEFAGYIKAMQAMDLDALQRRSDADAALFEAVPNRTVRSFLLQNLRHDDAGWRWQPNLELLGHENAVLGRWPEDQLEGVPAYDGKVLWIAGTESAYITDDHAEAMVRWFPRTSRITIKKAGHWVHSQQPEVFQQVLERFLAAP